Proteins encoded within one genomic window of Nordella sp. HKS 07:
- a CDS encoding DUF1254 domain-containing protein — MPSVPVTIENFARAESDLYFGGVVKNGGFGKFDHTREMAPLDKQSVIRLNRDTLYSSAVFDLDAGPVTITLPDSGKRFLSMQVIDENQYTYDVYYGAGTHTFDRKKIGTRYFVAAIRILADPGDPDDLRKVHALQDAVRVKQKKIGAFEVPNWDMASQKKVRDALIVLADTLPDKNRMFGKKSDVDPVRFLLGAASGWGGNPDKDAIYLNIVPERNDGKTVYRLRTRDVPVGSFWSVSVYNADGYYVPNPLNVYTLNNITAKKDSDGSVSVQFGGCDGKIVNCIPTMEGWNYMVRLYRPKAEILSGKWKFPEAEPLN, encoded by the coding sequence GTGCCGAGCGTGCCGGTCACCATCGAAAACTTCGCCCGCGCCGAGTCCGATCTCTATTTCGGCGGCGTCGTCAAGAATGGCGGTTTTGGCAAGTTCGATCACACGCGTGAGATGGCGCCGCTCGACAAGCAGTCGGTGATCAGGCTCAATCGCGATACGCTGTACTCATCCGCCGTCTTCGATCTCGACGCCGGCCCGGTCACGATCACGCTGCCGGATTCCGGCAAGCGCTTCCTGTCGATGCAAGTCATCGACGAGAACCAGTATACTTACGATGTGTATTATGGAGCGGGAACACATACCTTCGATCGCAAGAAGATCGGGACACGGTATTTCGTGGCCGCGATCCGCATCCTGGCCGATCCGGGCGATCCCGATGACCTCAGGAAGGTCCATGCGCTGCAGGATGCTGTCCGGGTAAAACAGAAGAAGATCGGCGCATTCGAGGTCCCGAACTGGGACATGGCGAGCCAGAAGAAGGTCCGTGATGCGCTGATCGTGCTGGCCGACACGCTGCCCGACAAGAACCGGATGTTCGGCAAAAAGAGCGACGTCGATCCGGTACGATTCCTGCTCGGCGCAGCGTCCGGCTGGGGCGGCAATCCGGACAAGGACGCCATATATCTGAACATCGTGCCTGAGAGAAACGACGGCAAGACCGTCTACAGGCTCAGGACGCGTGATGTCCCGGTTGGAAGCTTCTGGTCGGTCAGCGTGTACAATGCCGATGGCTATTATGTGCCCAATCCGCTCAATGTCTACACGCTGAATAACATCACGGCCAAGAAAGATAGCGATGGATCCGTCTCGGTCCAGTTCGGCGGCTGTGACGGCAAGATCGTGAACTGCATTCCGACCATGGAGGGCTGGAACTACATGGTCCGGCTCTACCGTCCCAAGGCCGAAATCCTGAGCGGCAAATGGAAGTTTCCGGAGGCGGAACCTCTGAACTGA
- the lon gene encoding endopeptidase La, which translates to MSDTRPNPDPARQPERTAPLPDDALVLLPARQAVLFPGIVLPLTLNRPASIAAAQEAVRHEKNIGVLLQRDPAVDEPTAEQLYRVGTAAEILRYVTAPDGTHHLICRGVRRIRILEFLSGYPFLAARVEEIGTSEVMTPEIEARVRLLKQRAQEALQLLPNFPAEMGAAIEGLDSPSALADFVAGVSDAKPAEKQEILEAVEVMERLDKVLVLIGERLKVLRLTKEIGEQTQHSLSLQQRQHILREQLRQIQKELGEGDEKSAEIAELGERVEKAQMPKEAKEQADKELKRLERMPEAAAEYAMIRTYLDWLIDLPWSKLAPERIDIAEARRILDEEHYGLDKVKRRILEFLAVRKLNPDGKSPILCFIGPPGVGKTSLGQSIAHATGRKFARISLGGVHDEAEIRGHRRTYIGALPGNIIQAMRRAEIRNPVLMLDEMDKLGAGFQGDPASALLEVLDPEQNSTFRDNYLAVPFDLSKVLFIGTANVADTIPGPVRDRMEIIEIPSYIDEEKLEIAKRYLVKRQLAAAGLTPEQCEITDEALRGIIRDYTREAGVRNLEREIGAVCRHAAMRIAEKGDERLRVTGETLATILGPARFERESAMRTSIPGVATGLAWTPVGGDILFIEATRTPGNGRLVLTGQLGDVMKESAQAALTLAKGRTAELGVDIDSFERSDIHIHVPAGAIPKDGPSAGVAMFTALASLLTGRTVRSDTAMTGEISLRGLVLPIGGVKEKVLAAIRAGITTVLLPARNRKDLEDVPESARQHVRFVWLDTVEDAVAAALEAPGETSPAADAPQVSTTHKRAARSRS; encoded by the coding sequence ATGTCCGACACACGCCCCAATCCGGATCCGGCGCGGCAACCTGAACGCACTGCGCCACTGCCTGATGATGCCCTGGTTTTACTTCCGGCGCGTCAAGCCGTTCTGTTTCCCGGCATCGTGCTGCCGCTGACCCTCAACCGGCCGGCGTCGATCGCCGCCGCTCAGGAGGCGGTCCGGCACGAGAAGAACATCGGGGTTCTTTTGCAACGCGATCCCGCGGTCGACGAGCCGACCGCAGAGCAGCTCTATCGCGTCGGAACCGCGGCGGAGATATTGCGCTATGTGACCGCCCCGGACGGGACGCATCACCTGATCTGCCGGGGTGTTCGGCGCATCCGTATCCTGGAGTTCCTTTCCGGCTATCCTTTCCTGGCGGCGCGGGTCGAGGAGATCGGAACATCCGAGGTCATGACGCCCGAGATCGAGGCACGGGTCCGGCTCCTGAAACAGCGCGCCCAGGAAGCCCTGCAATTGCTGCCGAACTTTCCGGCTGAAATGGGCGCGGCCATCGAAGGACTCGACTCGCCATCGGCCCTTGCCGATTTCGTCGCCGGCGTCAGCGACGCGAAGCCCGCGGAGAAGCAGGAGATTCTCGAAGCGGTCGAAGTGATGGAGCGGCTCGACAAGGTGCTCGTGCTCATTGGCGAGCGCCTCAAGGTACTGCGGCTGACCAAGGAGATCGGCGAGCAGACCCAGCACTCTTTGTCCTTGCAGCAGCGTCAGCACATTCTGCGCGAGCAGCTCCGCCAGATTCAGAAGGAACTCGGCGAAGGCGACGAGAAATCGGCCGAGATCGCCGAGCTCGGCGAGCGGGTCGAAAAGGCGCAAATGCCCAAGGAGGCGAAGGAGCAGGCCGACAAGGAATTGAAGAGGCTGGAGCGGATGCCGGAGGCCGCCGCCGAATATGCCATGATCCGCACCTATCTCGACTGGCTGATCGACCTGCCCTGGTCGAAGCTTGCGCCCGAACGCATCGACATCGCCGAAGCGCGGCGCATCCTCGACGAGGAGCATTACGGCCTCGACAAGGTGAAGCGGCGCATTCTCGAATTCCTCGCCGTGCGCAAGCTGAATCCGGACGGCAAGAGCCCGATCCTCTGCTTCATCGGACCGCCGGGTGTCGGCAAGACTTCGCTGGGGCAGAGCATCGCTCATGCGACGGGCCGGAAATTCGCGCGCATCAGCCTCGGCGGCGTGCATGACGAGGCCGAGATCCGCGGTCATCGCCGGACCTATATCGGCGCCCTGCCCGGCAACATCATCCAGGCCATGCGCCGGGCCGAGATCCGCAATCCGGTCCTGATGCTGGACGAGATGGACAAGCTCGGCGCGGGCTTCCAGGGCGATCCCGCATCCGCCCTTCTCGAGGTTCTGGACCCTGAGCAGAACTCGACCTTCCGCGACAACTATCTCGCGGTCCCCTTCGATCTTTCGAAAGTTTTGTTCATCGGAACCGCAAATGTCGCCGATACCATTCCAGGACCGGTCCGCGACCGCATGGAGATCATCGAGATCCCGAGCTATATCGACGAGGAGAAGCTCGAGATCGCCAAGCGCTATCTGGTCAAGCGGCAGCTCGCGGCAGCCGGGCTGACGCCTGAACAATGCGAGATCACCGATGAAGCGCTCCGCGGCATCATCCGCGACTACACGCGCGAGGCCGGTGTCAGGAACCTCGAACGCGAGATCGGCGCGGTGTGCCGGCATGCCGCCATGCGCATCGCAGAGAAAGGCGACGAGAGGCTGCGTGTCACCGGGGAGACCCTGGCCACCATACTCGGACCGGCGCGTTTCGAACGCGAGAGCGCGATGCGCACCAGCATTCCTGGAGTCGCCACCGGCCTTGCCTGGACACCGGTCGGCGGCGACATCCTGTTCATCGAGGCGACGCGCACGCCCGGCAACGGCAGACTCGTCCTCACCGGGCAGCTCGGCGATGTCATGAAGGAGAGCGCGCAGGCCGCCTTGACCCTGGCCAAGGGGCGCACCGCGGAGCTCGGCGTCGATATCGACAGCTTCGAAAGATCGGACATTCACATTCACGTACCCGCGGGCGCCATCCCCAAGGACGGACCGAGCGCGGGCGTCGCCATGTTCACCGCGCTCGCCTCGCTTCTCACCGGCCGTACCGTGCGCAGCGATACGGCGATGACCGGCGAAATCTCGCTGCGCGGGCTGGTACTGCCCATCGGCGGCGTGAAGGAGAAGGTCCTGGCGGCGATACGCGCCGGCATCACCACCGTTCTGCTGCCGGCGCGCAATCGCAAAGACCTGGAAGACGTTCCGGAAAGCGCCCGCCAGCATGTCCGCTTCGTTTGGCTCGACACGGTCGAAGACGCCGTGGCGGCCGCGTTGGAAGCACCTGGCGAAACCTCCCCGGCGGCCGATGCGCCGCAAGTGTCCACCACGCACAAGCGCGCCGCCCGGTCACGCAGTTGA
- a CDS encoding DUF5335 family protein: MAEISRPGLQGLAGKQVEIEVAALGLGDQILTQWVPVLGLVYEPKSNSVEIAVEGLDHMIRDPKAVYAEQDRGEVTSIEIIDKDDVRQILKFRDTLLLPAP, from the coding sequence ATGGCAGAGATTTCTCGACCGGGTCTCCAGGGCCTCGCCGGCAAGCAGGTGGAGATCGAGGTTGCCGCGCTGGGCCTCGGCGATCAGATCCTGACGCAATGGGTTCCTGTCCTGGGCCTCGTCTATGAGCCGAAGAGCAACTCGGTGGAGATCGCCGTCGAAGGTCTCGACCACATGATCCGCGACCCCAAGGCCGTCTATGCCGAGCAGGATCGAGGCGAGGTGACGAGCATCGAGATCATCGACAAGGACGATGTCAGGCAGATCTTGAAATTCCGCGATACGCTGCTTCTGCCGGCGCCGTGA
- a CDS encoding Crp/Fnr family transcriptional regulator, giving the protein MVRITRMKAENTMSQQGWLSQLPAAFRSEVLRRSVLMRFSPGQTVFRLGDPIGGIYGLVHGILTINTAPPTATPRLIHLGVPGAWTGEGCFMTRQPRRGEMRAITDTWMMHLPLDAMDQMVAREPELLRYFGFISIYGCDVLIRVIHDLQKPRVDRRIASILHRLTWVGAVSIPLTQTELGLMANVSRKQVNAALKRFAAAGWIANTYRSIMINDAEGLRRFASEED; this is encoded by the coding sequence ATGGTGCGAATCACCCGTATGAAGGCGGAAAACACCATGAGCCAGCAAGGCTGGCTCTCCCAGCTGCCCGCGGCGTTCCGTTCGGAAGTGTTGCGACGGTCCGTCTTGATGCGTTTCTCTCCAGGTCAGACGGTGTTTCGTCTCGGAGATCCGATCGGTGGCATCTATGGCCTCGTCCATGGCATCCTCACGATCAATACGGCTCCTCCCACCGCCACGCCGCGGCTGATTCACCTGGGCGTGCCGGGTGCCTGGACGGGAGAGGGATGTTTCATGACCAGGCAACCTCGACGGGGTGAAATGCGCGCGATCACCGATACCTGGATGATGCATCTGCCGTTGGATGCAATGGATCAAATGGTGGCCCGTGAACCCGAGTTGTTGCGCTACTTCGGGTTCATTTCGATCTATGGGTGCGATGTCCTTATCCGTGTGATCCACGACCTTCAGAAACCCCGGGTTGATCGGCGCATCGCCTCCATCCTCCATCGTCTTACCTGGGTAGGCGCGGTATCGATCCCCCTCACACAGACCGAGCTCGGGCTGATGGCCAATGTCTCGCGCAAACAAGTGAATGCCGCCCTGAAACGTTTCGCTGCGGCCGGCTGGATTGCCAATACTTACCGGTCGATCATGATCAATGATGCCGAGGGCCTTCGCCGTTTCGCTTCCGAGGAAGACTGA